A region of the Arsenicicoccus dermatophilus genome:
GTGATCAGCGGCCCCACCTCGACGCCGTCGTCCAGCCCGTCGCCAACCCGCAGCGCCCGCATCCGCTCCGCCAGCCGCTGGGCGAACGACGCGGCCACCGAGCGGTGGACGTAGATCCGGTTGGCCGCCGTGCACGCCTCGCCGATGTTGCGCATCTTGGCCGCCAGGCAGCCCTCGACCGCGGCGTCCAGGTCGGCGTCGTCGAAGACGACGAACGGCGCGTTGCCGCCCAGCTCCATGGACACCCGCAGCAGCTGCTGGGCGGACTGCTCGACGAGCGCGCGCCCCACTGCCGTGGATCCGGTGAAGGTGAGCTTGCGCGCCCGCGGGTCGCGGATCAGCGGCTCCATGACCTCGCCCGCCCGCGAGGTGGTCACCAGGTTGACCACGCCGGCCGGCACCCCGACCTCCTCCAGGAGGGCGACGAGCGCGTGCATGGTCAGCGGGGTCTGCGCGGCGGGCTTGACGACCATCGTGCAGCCGGCGGCCAGGGCCGGTCCGATCTTGCGGGTCCCCATGGCCAGCGGGAAGTTCCACGGCGTGATCATCAGGCAGGGCCCGACCGGCTGCCGCATCGTCAGCAGCCGCATCCCACCCGCGGGCGCCACCGTGAACGACCCGGAGATCCGCACCGCCTCCTCCGCGAACCACCGGAAGAACTCCGTGGCATAGGCCACCTCGCCGCGCGCCTCCGCGAGCGGCTTGCCCATCTCCAGGGTCATCAGCGCCGCGAAGTCCTCGGTGCGC
Encoded here:
- a CDS encoding NAD-dependent succinate-semialdehyde dehydrogenase, which codes for MVDVPALLARVPRELHVGGEWRAATGGRTLEVTNPATGQTLARVADASPADGDAALGAAASAQESWATTPPRERSEILRSAYELLVERTEDFAALMTLEMGKPLAEARGEVAYATEFFRWFAEEAVRISGSFTVAPAGGMRLLTMRQPVGPCLMITPWNFPLAMGTRKIGPALAAGCTMVVKPAAQTPLTMHALVALLEEVGVPAGVVNLVTTSRAGEVMEPLIRDPRARKLTFTGSTAVGRALVEQSAQQLLRVSMELGGNAPFVVFDDADLDAAVEGCLAAKMRNIGEACTAANRIYVHRSVAASFAQRLAERMRALRVGDGLDDGVEVGPLITAAAADTVRGLVSSAVAGGARLLCGHEPVPEVGNFVAPTVLVDVPRDAALVREEIFGPVAAIQSFDDEDEVIGRANATEYGLASYFYTRDLARAMRVAERLDYGMVGVNAGVISNPAAPFGGVKASGFGREGGAEGIEEYVETKYVAIPS